One Triticum dicoccoides isolate Atlit2015 ecotype Zavitan chromosome 4B, WEW_v2.0, whole genome shotgun sequence genomic window carries:
- the LOC119293791 gene encoding phytosulfokines 4-like — translation MASFSKQAALFLLAALLLCLLCTRGQAARPTPGSSHQQSQGAGSATSHEKSAAGTGMEMEQVDQEAMRGCEGGEGAEECLMRRTLVAHTDYIYTQGKHN, via the exons ATGGCCTCCTTCTCCAAGCAGGCGGCACTCTTCTTGCTGGCGGCGCTGCTGCTGTGCCTCCTCTGCACTAGAGGGCAAGCAGCAAGGCCTACACCAGGATCCAGCCACCAACAATCACAG GGTGCTGGCTCCGCCACCTCCCATGAGAAGAGTGCTGCAGGAACCGGGATGGAAATGGAGCAGGTAGATCAGGAGGCGATGAgaggatgcgagggaggggaaggaGCGGAGGAGTGCCTGATGAGGAGGACCCTCGTCGCTCACACCGACTACATCTACACCCAGGGGAAACACAACTAG